GCTGATCAGCAGCAGTCACCAGCTCCAGACCTTCGACGGCTATGCCAGGGGGCAGCAGTTCGGCGGCTCAGCCGGGGCAGGAGGCTCCATGGCCGGGGAGGAGATGGGATCAGCGGCCGCCGTTGTATCCGCGGTTatcgccgcagctgcagcccagAACGGGaatccccaccaccaccaccaccatcaccaccaccaccactcagGGGGACACCATTCCTCCTCCGGGTCTCAATCCGGCGGCGGCGTCGTGGGGAACCACCAACACCTGCGTTTGGAAGACCGGTTCTCGGACGAGCAGCTGGTGACAATGTCGGTGCGGGAATTGAACCGGCAGCTCCGGGGGGTCAGCAAAGAAGAGGTGATCCGTCtgaaacagaagaggaggacgCTAAAGAACAGAGGCTATGCCCAGTCCTGCCGGTACAAGAGGGTCCAGCAGCGGCACGtcctggagggagagaagacGCAGCTCATTCAGCAGGTGGACCACCTCAAGCAGGAGATCTCCCGGCTGGCCAGGGAGAGGGACGCCTACAAGGAGAAATACGAGAAGCTGATCAGCACCG
This is a stretch of genomic DNA from Anoplopoma fimbria isolate UVic2021 breed Golden Eagle Sablefish chromosome 19, Afim_UVic_2022, whole genome shotgun sequence. It encodes these proteins:
- the LOC129108131 gene encoding transcription factor Maf-like, with protein sequence MASELAMSNSDLPTSPLAMEYVNDFDLMKFEVKKEPVEPDRSISQCSRLVAGGSLSSTPMSTPCSSVPPSPSFSEPSPGSGSEQKGHLEDFYWMTGYQQQLNPEALGFSPEDAVEALISSSHQLQTFDGYARGQQFGGSAGAGGSMAGEEMGSAAAVVSAVIAAAAAQNGNPHHHHHHHHHHHSGGHHSSSGSQSGGGVVGNHQHLRLEDRFSDEQLVTMSVRELNRQLRGVSKEEVIRLKQKRRTLKNRGYAQSCRYKRVQQRHVLEGEKTQLIQQVDHLKQEISRLARERDAYKEKYEKLISTGFRENGGSSSDNNPSSPEFFMTSRKFLHL